The following is a genomic window from Trueperaceae bacterium.
ACGGCGGCCGCCCCGTCCACGGTGGCGGTGGCGCTGGCGACCAGATGGTCGAGGACGGCGCCGACGCGCGCCGGCGGCGGCGCCGGCTCGGGCTCGCGCCAGTTCCACCTGCGGCCGTCGCTCCAGAGGTGCCCGGTGCGGCGCAACTGCCGCAGGTACTCGAGGGTGAAGAGGGGGTTGCCGCCGGCGCGCTCGTGGATCCAGGCGGCGACGCGCGCCGGCACGGGCGCGCCGAGGTGCGCCTCGAGCAGGCGACCCGCGGCGCCCTCGTCTAGGGGCTCGAGCCACGTCTCGACGAAAGGTTCGCCCGGTGGTCGCCGCCCGGTCACCAGCAAGACGACGCCCGGGAGGCGCGTCACCGCGGCGGCGAGGGCCGGCGTGAGGACACGGACCTCGGGCGAGGCGGCGTGCAGGTCGTCGAGGTGGAACACGACGGGAGCAGCGAGCTTCAGTGCCGCCGCGAGCGCCTCCACCAGGGCGGCGCTCGCCTCGCCGCGTCCAGCGGAGGCGGCGGTCAGGGTCCGTTCCGCCCACGCCGGCAGGCGCGCGGGGCGCGGCAGGCCGCCCACGACCTGGGCGAGGGGCAGGGCGGTCGAGCAGGTCAGGGTCAGGCAACCCATCTGCGCCAGGGCCCTGCCCGCCAGCCACGACTTGCCAACGCCGGCGGCGCCGAGCAGGGCCAGCGCGTGACCTTCCCGTCCGGCCGCGGCGGCGCGCAGGGTCTCTGTCAACCACGACAGCCGATCCTCTTCCGGGGGGTAGCGACGGGCGTGACTCACGAGCGTGCCTGCGATCATACAGATAGGTGTGCCACGTTGCCGGCCGCCCGGGTCGGGCGAAGCGGGCCCCCGGCTCCCCGCGGCCCACCCCGGGGGTTCAGCGTTCCCGACGCCAGAACACCCAGCCGGCCGCGAACAGCGCGACGGCGCTGCCGAGGGCGGTGCTGGCGGCCGCGATCAGCAGGGCGCCGTTCGGGAAAAGGTCGGTGACGACCTTGCCCACGGGCCCCACGAGGACCGGCACGCGGAGGGCGTGCAGCAAGCCGACGCGCCAGAGCTCGAGCGGGTTGACGATCAGCGAGGCCACCAGGAGAGCGTCCAGCGGGTAGTCCGCGAACGCGGCGGCCACGCCGACCACGAGCGGGCCGTAGGCCAGCACGAGCAGGCCCCACGCGGCCAGCCCGAGGGCCATGGCCCTTGTGACGTCGAGCGTCAGGGCGCTGAAGAGGGCCGTGAGGGTGGTGAACATGAGCGTCACGGCCACGGTCGTGAGGCCCAGCAGGGCGAGCCCTCTCGGGTCGAGGCCGAGGACGGCCCCGGCCAGGGCGGAGCCGGCCAGCAGCGGCAGGAGCATGCCGCCGGCGATGCCGAGGGCGGCGCCGCGGTAGGCCGCGGCGGGCGGGCGCGGCAGTGCCGCCCAGAAGGCCCACGTCTCGCGGCGCGTGAGGAGGGGCGCGGCCATCACCACCACGAGCGGCGGCAGGTAGAGCTGCAGCACCGCCACCACGCTCACGAGCCCCACGGCGCTGCCGCGNNNNNNNNNNNNNNNNNNNNNNNNNNNNNNNNNNNNNNNNNNNNNNNNNNNNNNNNNNNNNNNNNNNNNNNNNNNNNNNNNNNNNNNNNNNNNNNNNNNNAGGTGGTCCGCCAGGCACTCGATGGCGTCGTACTGGTGCACGAGCCCCGTGGGGGTGACCAGCTGCGCGGTGAAGCGGAGGTCGACGACCGTCATGTTGCAGTACGGGCAGACGTCGACCCCGAACCGCGGCTCCCTCGGCTCCGCCCACGCCGCCGAGCCCCCCAGCAGGAGCGCCGCGAGCCCGACCCCGGAGCGGCGCAGGAACTCGCGCCGCTCGAGGGTGACGGACTTGCCGCGCCAGGGGTCAGAGGCCAAGGTGCCTCACCAGCAGCGGCACGAGGTTGCCGATCGGGAGGGGCGCCAGGTCCATCAGCTCGTCCTCGCGGTGGAGGTGGGCGCGGCCCAGCTCGGGATGGCCGTGGAGGTGACCGGCGGCAGCCTCGGCGTCCGGGAACGCCCCCAGGCGCGCCCTCATCGACACGCTCAGGTTCTCGGCCCACAGGAAGACGGCGGCGCGCCCCAGGAGCAACTCGTCTGCCGTGGCCGGTGGGTCGGCGAGGTTGGCGACGTAGAAGGTGGCGCCGTGCCCGTCGGTCAGGCCCAGCACGTAGGCGTGGTTGAAGAGGCAACCGAGCGATTCGTAGTGGTAGGCGCCCTCCCCCGCGGCTTCGGCCTGTGCCAGTCGGACCTGCCCGTACGTGCGTTCGCGGAAACCAGGCCCCACCGAGGCGTCGGGGGGCGTGGCGATGGTCATGCCGCAGAAGGCGCACGTCCCGGTGTCCCAGGGGATCGCGGCGGGGGGCAGCACGTCGGGTCCGACGCCGCCGGCGGCGCCCGCAGCCATGGGGCCGTGCTGCATGCCCGGGCCGTGCCCCATGCCGGGGCCGTGCTGCGCGCCCTGGCCGGGCATCTGGGCGGCGGCGAGCCGCAGGGAGAACGGCGCGGCCACGGAGGCCAGCGCCAGGCGCTTGATGAAGGTTCGTCTGTCGGTGGGCACGGTGCTCACTCGCTCCCGTTCTCGGTCGGCGGAGGCCTCTGAGCCCTCGCCGCGCGTTGGAAGGTGGGGCCGTGAGGAGCGCCGCGCGCTCCTCGGGCTAAGGAGTGGAGAGCGCCGCGCGCGGTGGGGCTCGCGCCGGCGTGTGCCGTAGCGGCGCGGCGCGGGGGGCCGCGGGCCGCGGCGTGACGACCTCGGCCGTGACGACCCTGACCTCGACAGGCCGGGTGGTCGGCGGCGGTGGGGGCGCGGGGAGGGAGAGCACCGTGGGCGTGCCGCGGTTCTGCTCGGGCATGGGGCAGTCTTCCGAGTGCTCCATCGGTGGGTCGTAGGCGAGCGAGCGCGAGGCGGCCACGGGCAACGCCACGGCCATGACCAGCGCCGCCAACAGCCGCCACGCTCCGCGCTGGGCGCGCGGGCGTAGGGACCTGGGCGAGCGGCTCACGCGCCGCCCTGCGGGGGCATGAGGCCGCTGAGGGTGGCGCCCGACCGACGCCGGACCCGCCAGCCGCTCGGGAGCGGGCCGACCACGCCCCCCTCCCGGACGACCTCGTACTCGAAGAGGTCGACCACCGGCAGTCGCCCCTGCACGCGCCCGAAGCTCATGAGCAGCGCCTCGTCGGCGAGCGCCTCGACCTCCTCGGGCCGGTGCGCGCTCACGACCAAGGTGCCGCCGGCGGCGACGTGCGCGCGCGCCCAGGCGGCGAGGCGCGCGAGGCCGTCCTCGTCCAGCGCCGAGGCGGGCTCGTCGAGCAGCCACAGCCGCGGCTCGTCCATCAGGGCGGCCGCCAGCGCGAGCCTCTGGGTCATGCCGCCCGACAGGGCGCCCACGCGGCGGTCGAGGACGCCCGTCAACCCCATGCGGTCGGCGGCGGCGTGCGCGGCCGCGGTAGGGCACCGTTTCGCTTGGACCGCGGCGGCGAGGATCTCACCGGCCCGCAGGTGCGGCGGGAAGACGATGCGTTGCGGCACGTAGGCGCGGAGCGGGGCGACCGCCACGCTCCTGGGGTCGTGCCCGTAGACGCGCACCGTCCCGCGGGGCGCCCTGAGGCCGCCGGTGAGGAGGTTGAGGAGCGTCGACTTGCCCGCCCCGTTGGCGCCGATGAGGGCCAGGGAGCCGCGGAGCAGCTCGAGGTCGATGGCGTGCAGCCGGCGCCCGTAGCTCGCGCCACGCACCGCCACCGCGGGGAGCGGCGACCTCATGCCGGCGCCGCCGGGAGACCGCGCGGCCGGGCGAGGAGCAGCCCGGCGGCGACGAGCGTGGCCGCCCCGAGGACGCCCGCCACTGACCCGGCGGGGTGGGCGGTGGACCCGGGCGGGCGCGGACCGCCGCTCCAGGAGGGGTAGGTGCGCGGCGTCGGGTCGGCGAGGGTCATGAGCCTCACGGCGGGCACGGTGGCCTCGATGCTCTCCCACAAGACGACGCCGGGGCTCAACGCGTAGAGCGACAGGTCGGGTTGGCGGGAGGCCAGCATGGCGTACGACGAGCTGGGCACGTGTGGCACGTCGACGACGCCGTCGCCGTCGCGGTCTAGGCGGGGCGCGCCCTCGAAGGCGTTGCCAATGAGCTCGACGCTCGCGTCGTCGTCGTCGACCGCCACGTCGCTCACGTTGCCCGTGAAGACGTTGTCGTGGAGCCGCACGGCGCTCGTGCCACCGAAGCGGCTGCGCTGGACGAGCACGCCGAAGCCGCCGTCCGTGAACAGGTTGCGCTCCAGCGTGACGTCGGGCGCCGAGACGACGAGCGCACCGATGGTGTTGCCGGCGAAGGTGTTGCCGGCCACCACGGCGTCCTTGACCTCGAGGGCGAGCAGCCCGAACGACAGCGGGCCGACGTGGCCCTCGAAGGTGTTGCCCGTCGCCCTCAGGCCGCGCCCGTACATTGCGGCGGAGCCGACGGCGCCGCCGCGCACGACGTTCCCCGCCAGGGTGGTGTTGGCGCTGTACATGCTGTGGAGCGCGTAGCGGGCTGCGGTCACGAACTCGCTGCCGACCACCGCCGCGTCGTCGGCGCCCTCGAGGTAGATGCCGTCGAGGAACCCCCGTACCGTGGAGTCTTCCAGGCGGAAACGGGCGCTAGCGAACACGGTCAGGCCCGGGGCGCCACTACCGCCGTCGAGTCGGGCGCCGCTGACGATCACCCCGTCCGAGTCCTCCACGCGCAGGCCGGTCGGGGCGCCGGTCACGCTCACGCCCGCCACGCGGCAGTCGTGGCAGCCCACGAGCCAGAGGCCCGCGTCGGGGGCGTAGAGGTCCTCCTCCGGGCCGGCCCCGGCGACCGTCAGGCCGCTCACGCGGATGCCGGGCGCCGCCAGGACGAGGGTGCTGCCCGCGGCGCCGCCCAGGAGCGTGGCGCCGGCGCCTTCGATGACGACCCCCTCGGCCTCGACGGTCCACGGCCCCCGGTAGGTGCCGGGCGCGAGGATCACTCTGGCGCCGGCGGTCAGGGTCGGTAGCTCGTCACCTGGAGCGAGGGTCAGGATGGGGGCGGCGAGGGCGCCGGCCCCGAGCCAGGTCGCGACGACCGCGGTGACCGCGGACGCGGCGAGCACCCGGCCGGCGGCCGGAAGCCGTCGACGCCGCCCCGAGGGCACGCTCCGCCCGCTCCGCGTCACGGCTCGATGCTACCCGAGGGTCAGAGGGACCGGTGTCCCGGGACCGCGGGGTCGGGCGGGGACGGTGCGGTGCCGAACACGGCGAGCCGGCGCCCCACCATGGGGCGCCGGCTCGCCAGTCGCCGACTCGTCGTCAGCGGGGTCTGTTGATCACTCCGCGGGCGGCGTGAGCAGGTTGGCGTAGATGCGGTAGGCGCCCGGCACGTTGTTCTCGATCTCAGTGTGCAGGACGAGGCTCGTGTAGGTGTAGCGACCCTTGCCGACGTTGGCGGTGAGCATGGAGCCGAGGAACGGCAGCTCGTCCCAGGTGTCGGGCCACTGCTTGTCGGTCACGCTGAAGAGCGGCGTGTAGCGCTCGTCCCACTTCTGGGCGAAGTAGAGACCGCGCTCCTTGACCCAGCCGTCGAAGTCGGCCTGGGTGAGGACGTTCGGGGTGGTCATGATCGGGTTCTCGGGGTCGAGGAACTCGACCGCCCCGTCGGCGGCCGTCACGCGCGAGAGGAGCGAGACGCGGCCGAGCTCGATGGGGTAGGGCGGCACGCTCTCCGGGTCCCACGCGTCGGCGGGGCGGTGGTACTGGACGAGCAGGTTGCCGCCGTCCTCCACCCACTGCATAAGGCGCTCGTTGGCCGCGAACAGGTCGGGGCGGGCGCGGTAGGCGTAGATGCCCACGGCGATCGAGTCGTACTGGCTCAGGTCGCCGGTGGTGAGGTCGTCCTGGGTGAGCAGGTCGACGTTCATGCCGATCTGGCGCAGGCCCTGGTAGACGACGTCGGAGCCGCCGTCGACGTAGCCGACGCGCAGGGCGGGGTCGAAGGCGACCTCGAGGGCCTTGACGTTGGCGCCCGCCGGGCTCACCAGGTAGGTCTTGCCGGTGTGCTCGTAGTTGATGACGCGCGTGTAGCTGGTGCTGGCCGCTTCGCCGTCGGCGCGGACGCTGAAGTCGAAGGAGCCCTCGGTGAGGCCTTCGGCCGGGAGGAGGGTGAAGGTGGCGCCGCGGGCGTCGCCCTTGCGGTTGAAGCTGAGGGCGACGGAGGCGGGCTCGACCGTCCAGCCCTCGGGGGCGTCGACGGTGAGGACCGTCTCGGCGGGACCGTCGACGTAGTTGACGGCGGCGACGCTCATGGTGAGGTCGGCGGGGCTGAGGAGGTTGTAGACGAGGTTCTCGGGGGTCACGCGCAGCGAGACGTCGGGCAGGACGCCGATGATCTCGCGCGAGTCGACGGTCACCGTGAACGGCACGCCGTCGACCTCGTAGCTGATCACGCCGTACACGTCGCCGTTGGCGCGCTGCGGGCTCACGTTGCGGCGGTACGGGTTGTAGTAGGGCGCGTCGGCCGGGACGGTGACCACGAAGGTCTGCTTGGCGGTCTCGCCGTTGGCGAGCGTGGCGGGTTCGACGGCCTCCACGGCCTCGACGGTCCAGCCCTCGGGGGCCACGACGTCGAAGCGCACGTTCTCGGCGGTCACGTCGCCGCCGAGGTAGGCGCTGACGGTCACCTCGGTGGAGCCGCCGCGCACCAGCTCGGGGTTCTTGGCCACCAGGCGGGTGACGAGCGAGAGGGCCTGGCGGCTGGCGTTCTGCAGCTCGACTTCCTTGCGCGCGAGGCGGAAGTCGACGTCGCTGGCCACGGCGGCGTCCTCGTTGCCGGCGGCGAGGGCGGCGCGGGCGGCGCGCACGGTGGCGAGGGCCACGGTGAGGTCGCCCTGGACGGCGGTGAAGTTCGGGAAGGCCGCGAGGGCGCGGTCGATGGCGGCCTGGCTGTCGGTCAGGAGCTGCGCCAGCTTGGCGTCGGCCACGGTGGCGGCGAGGTCACCGACGGTGTAGGGGATGCCGGCGAAGAGCGAGGTGTCGGTCTCCGCGTCGGTCACGAACGACTGCACGAGGTGCAGGTTCGAGTTGGTGGAGCGCTCGTCGGCCCAGCTGCCCATGTCCTGGCTGCGGTGGTAGGCGCGCGACTGCTGACCGAGCTGCTCGTAGGTGGCGCCGAGGACCTGGTCGTAGCCGCCGGTCGGGATGGTGAGGGTCGTCTCGAGCTCGAAGTCGGCCTGACCGCTCCCCTTGCCGCTTGGCAGGTAGAACTTGGCGGCCTGCCACGGCTCGAGGCCCATCTCGAGGTGCTCGGGGAACGCCTCGGGGTCGGCCGCGAGGGCGAAGGCCTGCTCGGCGGCGTACGCCATGGCGCGGTGGTTGCCGTGCTGCCCGAAGACGTTCTGGAAGTTGGTGAAGATGACGTCGGGGCGGCTCTGGCGGATGGCGCGCACGAGCTTCTCCATCATCACGTCCTCGCCCCAGATCTCGAGGGTCTCGACGGCGGACTTGGAGAAGCGGAAGTCGTAGATGGGGTCGTCGAAGCTCTCGCTGAGGAAGAACAGCTCGACGTTGAAGGCGGCGCTGGCCTGCTCCATCTCGCGGCTGCGGAGGACGCCGAGGGCCTGGCGGTACTCGGTGCCGATGGAGTTCTGGCCGCCCTCGCCGCGGTTGGCGGTGACGGTGACGCTGCGCACGCCCTCGCCGAGCGAGAGGAGCGCGATCTGGCTGGAGCGTTCGTCGTCGGGGTGGGCGCCGACGGTCATGAACGACGCGACGGACTTGAGCGGCGTGAGGGCCTCGTACAGGTCGACGATGCCGCGGTGCATCTCCTGCTCGAGGACGCGGGCGTCGGTGCGGCTCTGGGCCGAGCCGAACGCCACGAGGAGCGCCAGGAGCGAAACGGCCACCGCGCGTAGAAGGTTGTTGGGCTTCACTTGCATCAGGTAACTGCCTCCGTGGGTGTTCATGGTGGGTCCGGGATGTCCCCGGGCCAGCCCCTTGGGGCGCCGCCGGCTGCCTCGAGCCGGTCCCGCGCCCGCCGACCGTCGCCGGTTCGGGCTCTAGCCGTGGCCTACGCCTTGTCGTGCGCTCTTACGAACCATCACCTCCGCGGCCCTGTTGGTGGTCGACGGCAGTCGGGAAGTTCTCGCCGACGACGGTGTCTCGAACTACGAAACAGCTTTCTTAATGGGGTTTCTAAATATCCCTCTAGAAGGCTACGGGAGGCGAGGCGAGGCTGTCAACCGAGGGTCACGGTCGACCGGTACACAGGCCGTGCGGGCGCGGCGCCGCCGCCCCGACCCACCTAGCGAACCAGGCCGGACGGCGCCCACTCCCTCGTGAGCAGCTCCGTCACGTCGTCATCGGAGCGCGCCTGCAGCCAGGTGCCGCCGTGGCGCACTAACGAAGCCTCGAGCTCGGCCCGCCACGCCGTGAGCGCGCGCCCGTACTCGGCCAGGACCGCCGGCGTCAGGACCACGCTCGCCTCCGCGCTCGACTCCGCGTCCTCCAGCGTCACCGCCCCCGCGCCCAGAGCGCGCGGGTCGAGCTCCTCCGGCGCCAGGACCTGCACGCCCACCACCTCCTGCTTGGCGGCGCGCAGGACGCCAAGGCCGGCCGCGGCGCCGGCGAACAGCCAGTCGCTCACCACGACGCAGAGTCCCGGCCGCGGCAGCCGCGCCGCCAGCGCCCGGGCGACGTCCCCGAACTCCGCCGCGCCGGCTGGCGCGAGGGCCGCCAGCCAACTGAACAGCAGGGGAGCGGCGCGCACGCCGGCGCCTCGGGGACCCCACTCGAGCCCCCGCCCCGTGAACGCCACCAGCCTCACGCGGTCGTTGCCCGCCAGCCCCGCGTAGGCGAGCGCCGCCGCCACCTTGCGCGCCGCCACGGACTTGTCGGGCGCGCCGTGCGCCATCGAAGCGCTCATGTCGACCACCACCGTCACGGCCAGCTGCTCGAGCACGTCCCCCTCGCGCACGTGCAGCTCGCCGGTGCGCGCCTCCAGGAACGGATCCACCCGCCTCAGGTCGTCGCCCGGCCGGTAGGGCCGGTGCTCGGCGAACTCGAGGCCGGGACCCAGCGTGCGCGAGCGGTGCTCCCCGACCCCGCCGGCGGTGCCCGCCCGCGGGACGTGCAACCGGCAGCGGGCCAGGCGCTGCAGCAGCCGCGGCGGCGGCGTCACGTCGACCACGAGCCTAGCCGTCGGCGACGGTCCGCTCGAACACCCGCTCGAGCAGGCGCTCGGCGTCGACGTTCGGATCGGCCGCGCCCTCGAAGTTCAGCTGGAAGCGGTGGCGCAGGGTGGGCCGCAGCATGGCGCGCAGGTCGTCGACGGCCACGTTGAAGCGCCCCTGCAGCAGCGCGTGCGCCTTGGCCGCGAGCAAGAGGGCCTGACCGCCGCGCGGGCTCACGCCGAAGCGCACGAACCGCCTCACCTCCGCGCTCGCGCTCTCCCCCTCCGGGTGAGTGGCCAGCAGGAAGCGCGCCACCGCCCGCCGCACGTGCGACGCCACGGGCACCTCGCGCACCAGCCTCTGGAAGGCGAGGACGTCGTCGGGAGAGACCACCCGCTCCGGCTCCGCCAGCCCGTCCCCCGTCGTGCGGTCGAGGATGGCGTCCAGCACCTCCTCGCCGGGCAGCGGCATGACGATCTTGATGAGGAAGCGGTCGAGCTGCGCCTCCGGCAACACGTACGTCCCCTCCAGCTCGATGGGGTTCTGCGTGGCCAGCACGAAGAAGGGTGAAGGGAGCGGCAGGCTCTTGCCGGCGGCCGTGACGGTGTGCTCCTGCATGGCCTCGAGCAGCGCCGACTGCGTCTTGGGGGTCGCGCGGTTGATCTCGTCGGCCAGGAGGAGCTGAGTGAAGATGGGGCCGGGCTGGAACTCGAGGCGCCCGCCGCCGAGCTCGTCGCGCACGAGCACCATTGTGCCCGTCACGTCGGCCGGCATGAGGTCGGGCGTGAACTGCACCCGCGCGAACCCGAGTCCCGCCGCCACCGACACGGTGCGCACCAGGAGCGTCTTGCCGAGGCCGGGCGCCCCCTCGAGCAGCACGTGGCCGCCCGCTACGAGGGCGATGAGGAGCTGGTCGACGACGTCGTCCTGGCCGAGGACGACCCGCCCGATCTCGCGCCTCAGGCGCTGCAGGCCCGCGAGGGCGCGCTCCAGCGCCGCCACGTCGCCCGCGGCGGGGGTGGTCGGCTCGGGGCGGTCGGCCGTGGCGAGGGGGTCGGTTCCGGTTCGGGTCACGATCTTCCATCCTTCCGCCTGACGCTCAGGCGCGGCAACAGGTCCGGGGCGTAACGCAGGGTGAGTTCGAGCAGCAGGAGCGCCAGCGCGGCGAGGGTGGCGGCGGGCCAGGCGGGCGCGCGGTGCCAGCGCCACGCGCTCACCGGCCCCACCGCGGCGAGGTCGGCCACCACCGCCCCGCCGGAGGCGCGCGCCACGGCCGTTAGCCGCGCCGGGTCCGCGCGGGAGCGGTCGAGCCGGGCGAGGTACGGGACGTGCAGGCGCGCCGCGGCGTCGCCCGCGCTTACGCGGTAGGTCCCGACCTGCGTCAGGTAAGCGGTCGCCAGGTAGGCGCCGGGCGCAACCTGCAGCGCGTCGAGCCGCCGCGTGGTGCCGTCCGGTAGCTCCAGTACGACGGCGCCGGAGCTCGCCTCGACGCGCAGCTCGTCGCCGTCGCGCGTCAGCCGCACGGCCGGCGCCGCCTCGACGGGGGCGGTCGCCAGCTGCCTGACGAGGTGCGCCCACATGCCGGCGTAGCCCCCCTCGGCGAGCCACGCCGCGGTCCAGGGCCCGGCCGCGTGCGCCGTGAACGCCACCACCTCGCCCGCCCCGTGACGCCAGCTTGCCAGCAGCGGCATGGTCTCCCCCTTCTCGTCGGTGACCGACAGGTGCAGCCGCGCGTCCGGCTTGAGCGAGGTCGGCACGTAGCCGGCCACCGGCGGCAGCTCGTCGGGCCAGGCGCGCAGGAAGGGCGCGCGCCGGTCCGCCCAGGCGGGCGCCGCGTCGGCCTCGGCGGTGAGCTCGCCCGACTGCAGGAGCACCTCGTGCGTCATGATCCGCGGCAGCGCCGCGAAATCGCGGCTGGCGTGGAAGGCGCCCCCACCCAGGCGCGCCACCTCGCGCAGCTGCTCGGCGTCGGCCTCGGGCCCGATGGCGATGGTAGAGACCGTGACGCCGCGCCCGCGCAGCGCCGCCAGGATCCCCGGGAAGTCGCCGGGCTGCGACAGCCCGTCGCTCATGACGATCACGTGAGCGGTGGCCGCTCCGGCGTCGGCGAGCTCGTCGTAGGCGGCCACCAGGGCCGGGTAGAGGTTGGTGCCGCCGCGCGGGTCCAGCTCGGTGATCGCGGCCCGGAAGGCCGCGTCGTCGGCGGCCGGCCCCAGCGGCACGAGGGTGCGGGCGGTCGAGTCGAACACGATGAGGGCGCTCCTCGCCCCCTCGGGTAGCAGCTCGTGGGCGCTGATGGCCGCGGCCTTGGCGAT
Proteins encoded in this region:
- a CDS encoding PIG-L family deacetylase, encoding MQVKPNNLLRAVAVSLLALLVAFGSAQSRTDARVLEQEMHRGIVDLYEALTPLKSVASFMTVGAHPDDERSSQIALLSLGEGVRSVTVTANRGEGGQNSIGTEYRQALGVLRSREMEQASAAFNVELFFLSESFDDPIYDFRFSKSAVETLEIWGEDVMMEKLVRAIRQSRPDVIFTNFQNVFGQHGNHRAMAYAAEQAFALAADPEAFPEHLEMGLEPWQAAKFYLPSGKGSGQADFELETTLTIPTGGYDQVLGATYEQLGQQSRAYHRSQDMGSWADERSTNSNLHLVQSFVTDAETDTSLFAGIPYTVGDLAATVADAKLAQLLTDSQAAIDRALAAFPNFTAVQGDLTVALATVRAARAALAAGNEDAAVASDVDFRLARKEVELQNASRQALSLVTRLVAKNPELVRGGSTEVTVSAYLGGDVTAENVRFDVVAPEGWTVEAVEAVEPATLANGETAKQTFVVTVPADAPYYNPYRRNVSPQRANGDVYGVISYEVDGVPFTVTVDSREIIGVLPDVSLRVTPENLVYNLLSPADLTMSVAAVNYVDGPAETVLTVDAPEGWTVEPASVALSFNRKGDARGATFTLLPAEGLTEGSFDFSVRADGEAASTSYTRVINYEHTGKTYLVSPAGANVKALEVAFDPALRVGYVDGGSDVVYQGLRQIGMNVDLLTQDDLTTGDLSQYDSIAVGIYAYRARPDLFAANERLMQWVEDGGNLLVQYHRPADAWDPESVPPYPIELGRVSLLSRVTAADGAVEFLDPENPIMTTPNVLTQADFDGWVKERGLYFAQKWDERYTPLFSVTDKQWPDTWDELPFLGSMLTANVGKGRYTYTSLVLHTEIENNVPGAYRIYANLLTPPAE
- a CDS encoding AAA family ATPase; the encoded protein is MTETLRAAAAGREGHALALLGAAGVGKSWLAGRALAQMGCLTLTCSTALPLAQVVGGLPRPARLPAWAERTLTAASAGRGEASAALVEALAAALKLAAPVVFHLDDLHAASPEVRVLTPALAAAVTRLPGVVLLVTGRRPPGEPFVETWLEPLDEGAAGRLLEAHLGAPVPARVAAWIHERAGGNPLFTLEYLRQLRRTGHLWSDGRRWNWREPEPAPPPARVGAVLDHLVASATATVDGAAAV
- a CDS encoding Tat pathway signal protein, with product MSTVPTDRRTFIKRLALASVAAPFSLRLAAAQMPGQGAQHGPGMGHGPGMQHGPMAAGAAGGVGPDVLPPAAIPWDTGTCAFCGMTIATPPDASVGPGFRERTYGQVRLAQAEAAGEGAYHYESLGCLFNHAYVLGLTDGHGATFYVANLADPPATADELLLGRAAVFLWAENLSVSMRARLGAFPDAEAAAGHLHGHPELGRAHLHREDELMDLAPLPIGNLVPLLVRHLGL
- a CDS encoding DUF58 domain-containing protein; this translates as MTPPPRLLQRLARCRLHVPRAGTAGGVGEHRSRTLGPGLEFAEHRPYRPGDDLRRVDPFLEARTGELHVREGDVLEQLAVTVVVDMSASMAHGAPDKSVAARKVAAALAYAGLAGNDRVRLVAFTGRGLEWGPRGAGVRAAPLLFSWLAALAPAGAAEFGDVARALAARLPRPGLCVVVSDWLFAGAAAGLGVLRAAKQEVVGVQVLAPEELDPRALGAGAVTLEDAESSAEASVVLTPAVLAEYGRALTAWRAELEASLVRHGGTWLQARSDDDVTELLTREWAPSGLVR
- a CDS encoding right-handed parallel beta-helix repeat-containing protein, which produces MTRSGRSVPSGRRRRLPAAGRVLAASAVTAVVATWLGAGALAAPILTLAPGDELPTLTAGARVILAPGTYRGPWTVEAEGVVIEGAGATLLGGAAGSTLVLAAPGIRVSGLTVAGAGPEEDLYAPDAGLWLVGCHDCRVAGVSVTGAPTGLRVEDSDGVIVSGARLDGGSGAPGLTVFASARFRLEDSTVRGFLDGIYLEGADDAAVVGSEFVTAARYALHSMYSANTTLAGNVVRGGAVGSAAMYGRGLRATGNTFEGHVGPLSFGLLALEVKDAVVAGNTFAGNTIGALVVSAPDVTLERNLFTDGGFGVLVQRSRFGGTSAVRLHDNVFTGNVSDVAVDDDDASVELIGNAFEGAPRLDRDGDGVVDVPHVPSSSYAMLASRQPDLSLYALSPGVVLWESIEATVPAVRLMTLADPTPRTYPSWSGGPRPPGSTAHPAGSVAGVLGAATLVAAGLLLARPRGLPAAPA
- a CDS encoding ATP-binding cassette domain-containing protein, whose translation is MRSPLPAVAVRGASYGRRLHAIDLELLRGSLALIGANGAGKSTLLNLLTGGLRAPRGTVRVYGHDPRSVAVAPLRAYVPQRIVFPPHLRAGEILAAAVQAKRCPTAAAHAAADRMGLTGVLDRRVGALSGGMTQRLALAAALMDEPRLWLLDEPASALDEDGLARLAAWARAHVAAGGTLVVSAHRPEEVEALADEALLMSFGRVQGRLPVVDLFEYEVVREGGVVGPLPSGWRVRRRSGATLSGLMPPQGGA
- a CDS encoding VWA domain-containing protein; amino-acid sequence: LAGDRFALHADVYLAGAPTAAPVTTPSEATPAEATPPEATPPEAGVLKAATLATFRNGVLVAERAVALAPGRNRVSVEVTEEAAGEFRYDVAVTLPGDEEARNDRAGVDVVVGSAPGVLLVSEAGVWADLFAGALAAQGLDVTASPPSALPADPAALAAHGAVVLANVPAAALGTGQQVALEAAVRDLGVPLLLLGGENAFGPGGYYETPLERLSPTSSLVPREAPELAIAFVLDRSNSMRQYAGDQVRLDIAKAAAISAHELLPEGARSALIVFDSTARTLVPLGPAADDAAFRAAITELDPRGGTNLYPALVAAYDELADAGAATAHVIVMSDGLSQPGDFPGILAALRGRGVTVSTIAIGPEADAEQLREVARLGGGAFHASRDFAALPRIMTHEVLLQSGELTAEADAAPAWADRRAPFLRAWPDELPPVAGYVPTSLKPDARLHLSVTDEKGETMPLLASWRHGAGEVVAFTAHAAGPWTAAWLAEGGYAGMWAHLVRQLATAPVEAAPAVRLTRDGDELRVEASSGAVVLELPDGTTRRLDALQVAPGAYLATAYLTQVGTYRVSAGDAAARLHVPYLARLDRSRADPARLTAVARASGGAVVADLAAVGPVSAWRWHRAPAWPAATLAALALLLLELTLRYAPDLLPRLSVRRKDGRS
- a CDS encoding twin-arginine translocation signal domain-containing protein; translated protein: MASDPWRGKSVTLERREFLRRSGVGLAALLLGGSAAWAEPREPRFGVDVCPYCNMTVVDLRFTAQLVTPTGLVHQYDAIECLADHL
- a CDS encoding AAA family ATPase, whose translation is MAALERALAGLQRLRREIGRVVLGQDDVVDQLLIALVAGGHVLLEGAPGLGKTLLVRTVSVAAGLGFARVQFTPDLMPADVTGTMVLVRDELGGGRLEFQPGPIFTQLLLADEINRATPKTQSALLEAMQEHTVTAAGKSLPLPSPFFVLATQNPIELEGTYVLPEAQLDRFLIKIVMPLPGEEVLDAILDRTTGDGLAEPERVVSPDDVLAFQRLVREVPVASHVRRAVARFLLATHPEGESASAEVRRFVRFGVSPRGGQALLLAAKAHALLQGRFNVAVDDLRAMLRPTLRHRFQLNFEGAADPNVDAERLLERVFERTVADG